From a region of the Corvus cornix cornix isolate S_Up_H32 chromosome 2, ASM73873v5, whole genome shotgun sequence genome:
- the TTPA gene encoding alpha-tocopherol transfer protein isoform X2: MSQGAPGAGQLNDLPDHSPRVRSAVSELRRRAEAEPGQRWSQPLSDAFLVRFLRARDFHLDLAWRLLKNYQKWRIECPEISADLQPSSVLGLLQAGYHGVLKSRDPHGSKVLIYRIGQWDPSLFTAYDVFRVSLITSELIVKEIETQRNGVKAIFDLQGWRFAHAFQISPAVAKKIAAVLTDSFPLKVRGIHLINEPLFFHPVFALIKPFLTEKIKQRHSPTGIWGGGSLH, from the exons ATGTCGCAGGGTGCGCCGGGCGCGGGGCAGCTCAATGACCTCCCCGACCACTCTCCGCGGGTGCGCAGCGCCGTGTCCGAGCTGCGGCGGCGGGCGGAGGCAGAGCCCGGCCAGCGCTGGTCGCAGCCGCTCTCCGATGCCTTCCTGGTGCGGTTCCTGCGCGCCCGGGACTTCCACCTGGACCTGGCCTGGAGG ttattgAAGAATTATCAGAAGTGGAGAATTGAATGCCCAGAAATAAGTGCAGATTTACAACCATCTTCTGTTCTTGGTCTTCTGCAAGCTGGCTATCACGGAGTCCTAAAATCAAGAGACCCACACGGAAGCAAAGTTCTAATATACAGAATTG GACAATGGGATCCCAGTTTATTTACAGCATATGATGTGTTTCGTGTAAGCCTCATCACATCTGAACTCATTGTAAAGGAGATTGAGACTCAGCGAAATGGAGTCAAGGCCATCTTTGACCTTCAAGGGTGGAGATTTGCTCATGCTTTTCAAATCAGTCCAGCTGTGGCCAAGAAAATTGCTGCTGTTCTCACA GATTCCTTTCCACTGAAAGTTCGAGGTATCCACTTGATTAATGAGCCTTTATTCTTCCACCCAGTCTTCGCTCTAATTAAGccttttctcactgaaaaaataaagcaacgG